The Acidobacteriota bacterium genome includes the window ATCGTCCTCTGGGTGATGCTGGCCCTGGGACTGTTGGCGCTGAGCTTCGGAGCGGCGATCCGCACCGAAATCGACGCCACCCGCAACCTGGTGGAGCAGAAGCGGGCGCACTACCTGGCCCGGGCCGGAATCGACTATGCCGTCTATCGGATCATCGAATCCCAGATGGCCTTTGCCCAGAGCCGGCAGCGCATGGAATTGGGTCCGGGATCGGTCCCCGAAGTCATGACCGGCGCCGTCACCCTCCAGTTGGGACCCGATCTCGCCGATGTGCAAGTGGTGGACGAGACCGGGAAGATCAACCTGAACACCGCTCCGTCCCACTTGATCTACAACCTCCTGATCACGGTGGGGATGGAGCCGGGCGACGCCGACATGCTCACCGATGCCATCGAGGACTGGAGGGACCCCGACGAGTTCTTCCGGCCCAACGGGGCCGAGAGCGACTACTATCTTTCACTCCCGCAGCCCTACTACGCCAAGAACGGTCCCTTCGACGTCCCCGAAGAGCTGCTCCTGGTGCGGGGCGTGACGCCCGAGATCTACTACGGCCGCAAGGGGCTCACGCCCGAGGGCGACCGGGTCGAATACTTCGGACTGGGCAAGTACCTGACCGTCTTCAGCCAGGTGAACCGGATCAACGTCAATTCGGCGCCGGTCCCGGTCCTGGCCGCCATCCCCGGCCTGACCTACGAGACGGCGCTGGTCATCGACGAGATGCGCCGCCAGTTTCCCCTGGGCGACGTGAGCACGGCGTTGACCCAAATCCCCGGACTGCCCACGGACACGGCCTCCTATCTTTCGACCCTTCGATCCAACGTCTACAGCCTGATCAGCACCGGACGCCTTTCGGGTTCGGAAGTGATCGGCCGCATCAACGCCGTGATCCAGGTCGGAGTCGGAATCAAGCAGTATGCTGTCCTCTACTGGAATGAAGCGAACACGGAACTCTAAGGGAGCGGCGGTTTTCCTACCGCCGCAGGAACGGCGGTTTCCAACCGCCGAAAGCGAAGCGCCCCAACCCCCTCCCCCACGAGGTGAAATAGAACCATGAGATTCAGCTTGGGCACCGCCCTCGGCATCGAAGTCCACGGCCCGGACCTGGTCCTGGCCGTCGTCCGAAAGGGTTTCCGCCATTTCGAGCTCCAGGACCACGCCGTCATCGAGGATTTCCGGACTCTGCCACCGGGCCGGCTCCGGGAGCGGATCCGCCAGTCCGTCCGGTCCTACGGCACGCTCAAGGACCGGATCGTCCTGGGGGTTCCCCGTGACGAGGCCGTCGTCCGCTGGCTGGAACTTCCGCTGGAGGTGGAAGAGAACCTGGATCAGATGGTCCAGTTTCAAGTGGAGCGCCTGGAACCCACCGAGGAGAACGGGTCCTACTACGAATACCAGGTGCTGGAGAAGGACGAGGCCACAGGCAAGCTGCTGATCCAGATCACCATGCTGCCGCGAGCCACGCTGGACCGGTATCTGGAGATCCTCCAGCCCGCCGACCTGTATCCCGTGGCCATCCGCCTGTCCAGCATCGCCTACCACCAGGTTCTGCTGGCTCACGCCGACGGACTGCCTTCGGAGCAGCCTTGCCTGGCCCTGGCTCTGAACCCCGGTTCCATCGAGATGGTGCTGATCTCCGGCTCCAGCAAGTATTTCTCCCAGAAGGTGGGGCTGGGGGAAGAGGAGGCGCAGACGCTGTCGTCGATCCTGCGCCACGTGGACGCCTTTCTCTCCCAGGTCAGTCCGTTGGGCGGCGAGCTTCGCAAGATCTACCTGAGCGGCTCTCTGGCCCGCTCTCTCCTGGGCGAGTTCCGGGCCCGCTTCGAGGATTGCGAGCTGCTGCGCACGCATCTTCAATTGGCCCCCGGGAGCGTCAGGGCGGAGGCGGTGGAACCCTTTCTGCCGGCCGCCGGCCTGGCCATTTCAGGCCTGACCCGGTCGGGACCCGCCCGGTACAACCTGATTCCGGAGGAGAAGCGCCTGGTGCTGGAACGGTCCAGCATGTTGCCGACGGCGCTGCTGGCCGGGCTCCTGGCCGTGATGGCCGTGGCCCTGCTGGGCAGGGATTATTTCCAGCAGTCCGATCTGACCCACCAGATCCAGGTGGAACTCAACGCCCTCCAGCCCAGGATCCAGGAGGTCATGGAACTGCGGGAGAGGACCCGCCGGGCCGAACTCCGGCTGGCCGAGCTGCAGGAGTTGATGCAGGGCCGGGAGAAGGTCCTGGGCATCCTGCGCGAAATGACGGAGAAGACCCCCGACGACGCGTTCCTGGACCAGATTTCGATTCGGGGAGAACAGGTCACCATGGTGGGCTACGCGTCGTCGGCGTCCGGGCTTCTGTCCAACCTCACCACCACCGAGTCGCTGGACACCGTCGAGCCCCGGAACATCGCGCCCGCCAGGGGGATGGGGGATCGGGAGAAGTTCACCTTCGACGCCACGTCCAAGTGAAAGGGAACCATGAGGAAGCTGACACTCAGAGAACGGCGCATTCTGCAGGGAGGGGGGCTGACGGCAGCGGTCGTGCTGGTCTACTTCTTTGCGGTGGAACCCTTCAATGAAGCCCGGGCCTCCATCCCGGCCGAACTGGAGACCAAGGCCAAGTTGCTGCAGCGTTCAAGGCAGCTCCTCTCCCAGCGGGACTACTACCGGTCCCGGAGCGAAGACCTGGAGCGGCGGGTCCAGCAGTACGAGAATCGCTTCATCGACGCCGAGAATTCCAGCGACGCCACCACCAAGGTCGAGCTGGCGGTGCGGGATCTGGCGTCCCGGCTGGGAATCACCATCGCCCGGAGCAGCCGGGTCCAGGAGCGGGTCCTGGACGACCGATACGCCAGGATCACGCTGAGAGTGAATCTCCGGGCCGACCTGCGGCAGGTGTTGGAGTTCGTCCACGCCGTTTCGACCTACCCCAAGTTCCTCAAGGTCGAAAACCTGGAGCTCCGGGTCGCAAGGGTCAGGGGCAAGCGCCGCCTCAATCCCAGCATGCACGTCTCGGGGCTGATTCAACTTTCTCCCGCGCCGGGCATCTCTACCAGGAGCGGAACATGAGGCAAGGAATCGTTTTGCTCAATCTGTTGCTGGTGGCGGGCGTCGGCCTGCTGGGACAGCGCCTGATCTCGAATTGGCGCCATTTCCAGGAGTCCACCCGTCAGGAGGTCTATCAGCGGATCAACCGGAGTCCCGAGCGGCCGGAGGAAGCGTCGTTCCGGCAGGAACCGGCGCGGCCCATCAACCACTACTTGGAGATCCACGAGCGGAACCTCTTCAACCCCGAACGCCGGCCGGAGGAGGAGGTGACCGGCGCGGAGGAGATCGCCATCCAGAAGCCCCCTCCACTGCCCATCAAGCCGACGCTGCACGGCGTCTCCACCATCCGCGGCGAGCAGAGGGCGTTTCTGACCGTTTTCGCGGGGAAGAAGAACCAGGGCGAGTCCCGGACGGTGATGCTGGGAGACATGGTGCAGGGGTACCGGGTGGGCGAGATCACGCCGACCACGGTCACGCTGGTATGGAACCATCACACCGAGCTGATTGACATCATGGACTCCAGGAAGGGCAAGCAGCCCAAGAAGTCGGCGGCCAACAAGGGCGGCGCCGGCGCGGTCAACATCGTGACCGTCGGCTCCACGCGGGCTGCGGTGGAGACGGTGGCCGCATCGGTCCCGCCCGCCGAAGAGGGGGCGCGCGCGGCCGTGAGTCCCGCCGCCGGCCAACAACGGGTCCGGTCCGGCGGAGCCGCCGCCCGGGGCCGAACCACCCTCACGGGCCGCCAGGGCGCCGCCCGCGGCCGGACCAGCACCGCCAGGCGTTCCGTCTATGGCAGCGCCGCGACCCGGAGATGAGGAGGGGGGGGGCGGCGGTTTCCTAACCGCCGATTCTTATATCCCATGCGAATCACGCGATTAAAAATCGCCCCTCCCGCCATGATTTCGAAATCTATTCGTGACCCAATGACGACTCTAAAGAGGTTCAAATAATGCGTGTGTTGATCGCAGTGGTTGTAATTCTTTTCAGCGGGAGCGAACTCTTCGTCGCTGCACAGCGCGTCGGCTTCGCTCAGCGTTCCGGGACCACCCGGCAGACGGGTCAGGAGCCGTTGATCGTCGATGACGGCGCTCCCCCGGCGTCCGGCTCGAGGTCCGGCGCGCAGGACGCGCTCCAAAAGCGCCGGGAGGCGCTTCAGAAGGTGTACGGAAGACAGGGACAGGGGGCTTCGGGCGGCTCCGGGGCGGCCACCGCGGCGGGGTCCTCTCGCGATGAGCCGCGGACCCCGACCTCGGCCGGGAACCGGGCAAGGCGCTCCGGCAACGGAAACGGAGGAGTCAAGCTGGCCTTCACCGACATGCCCATCGACCGGGTGGTGAACGCCGTCATGACCGAGCTGGGCTACTCCTACGTCATCGACCCGGCTGTCTCCGGAACGGTCAGCCTGTTCACCATGGACGACATCCCCAAGAAGACCCTCTTCCGGGTCCTGGAGCAGGTGCTCAAGCTGTCCGGTCAGGCCATCGTCAAGCAGGAGGGGATCTACGTCGTCCTGCCCATCGGCAAGAGTCCGCGCGTGCCGCACAAGATTCTGGCCCGGCCGCCTGTTTCCGGCACGAGCCCGGCCGTCCCCGCTCCGCTCCAGGAGAAGACCGGCGCCCGGGAGGAGGAACCCGAGACCGCGCCTCCCGGGCGGGAATCCCCCGAGTCCGCTCCCTCGGAAGGCGCCGTGAGGGTGGTGTCTCCGGGGGGAACCGCTCCCGCGCCGGGAGCGGCTCTCTCCGGAGAGACGGCAACCCCCGCCACGACCCTGCTCTCTCAAGAGGAAGGGTCTGCCGCGGCGGAACAGGCGACCGCCTCGCAGGCCGCTCCCGGCCCCACCGTACTGACACCGGGGGAGTCGGAGGAGGCCCTCCGGCTGGAGGACGAAGAGGGCATCATCACTTACGTCATCCCCCTCCACTACCTGCCCTCCGAAGACATGATCGAGATCGTGCAGCCCTTCGTCTCCGAGGGGGCCACTGTGGTCAACCTGGTCTCGGTCAACATTCTCCTCATCACCGACTACCGCCGGAACATCCAACAGGCGCTGAACCTGATCCGGATGCTGGACACCGAGTATTTCTCCATCAACACCGTCGATCTGATCACCATACGGCACAACCACGCCGTGGACGTGGCCACAGACCTGAGTGCGGTCTTCTCTCCGAGTGAGAAGGGTGGCGGCGTGCGCATCGTCGCCATCGAGCGGCTCAACAGCATCCTGGTGGTCACGCACGCGCCTGCGGTCCTGCAGGAGGTCAAGACCTGGGTGGCCAAGCTGGACACTCCTTCCACCAACACCAATCTCAAGACCTACGTCTACGAGGTCGAGAACAACACCGCCGCCTACATCGCCGACGTCCTGGGCCAGCTCTACTACCAGGGCATGGGCCTGCCCATGAGCGGCACCGATTCCACGGACCCGCAGGCGGACGATCAACTCCGGCGGACTCCGACCCAGGACCCCGGCTTCCTCCGCCAGCAGCGGGGCTTCGGGGGCTACGGCGGCGGCTATGGCGGGTACGGCGGCGGTGGCTACGGGGGTTACGGTGGCGGCTATGGCGGGTACGGCGGCGGTGGCTACGGGGGTTACGGTGGCGGCTATGGCGGGTACGGCGGTGGGGGCTACGGAGGTTATGGCGGCGGCTATGGCGGGTACGGTGGTGGCATGGGCGGCGGTTACGGGAGGGGTTTGGGACCCTCCCTGATGGGGCGTTCCCTCAGCCGCCCGTCCGGTATCCGCGTCGTGAGTGCGGGAGATATCCGCATCGTCGTCAACGATTTCAGCAACTCGCTGATCATCCAGTCCACGGAGGCGGACTACCGGTTCCTGCTGGACACCATCCGTCAACTGGACAAGCTGCCGCGCCAGGTTTTCATGGAGGCCCGGATCTACTCGGTGGAGTTGCGGGACGATCTCAGCTTCG containing:
- a CDS encoding general secretion pathway protein GspK, producing the protein MSNRWSAGDAERGAVLIIVLWVMLALGLLALSFGAAIRTEIDATRNLVEQKRAHYLARAGIDYAVYRIIESQMAFAQSRQRMELGPGSVPEVMTGAVTLQLGPDLADVQVVDETGKINLNTAPSHLIYNLLITVGMEPGDADMLTDAIEDWRDPDEFFRPNGAESDYYLSLPQPYYAKNGPFDVPEELLLVRGVTPEIYYGRKGLTPEGDRVEYFGLGKYLTVFSQVNRINVNSAPVPVLAAIPGLTYETALVIDEMRRQFPLGDVSTALTQIPGLPTDTASYLSTLRSNVYSLISTGRLSGSEVIGRINAVIQVGVGIKQYAVLYWNEANTEL
- the gspM gene encoding type II secretion system protein GspM, which encodes MRKLTLRERRILQGGGLTAAVVLVYFFAVEPFNEARASIPAELETKAKLLQRSRQLLSQRDYYRSRSEDLERRVQQYENRFIDAENSSDATTKVELAVRDLASRLGITIARSSRVQERVLDDRYARITLRVNLRADLRQVLEFVHAVSTYPKFLKVENLELRVARVRGKRRLNPSMHVSGLIQLSPAPGISTRSGT